ATACGATCAGTCCGTCCGAGCGCTGGCTGTAGACGAAGTGGCCGTCGATGTAGAGATCGAACCCGATCATGCGGGTCGACTTGCCCGGATGCAGCACCACATCGTTCAGTGCGGTGCCATAGCCCACCGGGTTCTCGTTGCGGGTCACGTGGGCGTCGAGCAGGAAGCGGTGCTCTTCGATGTACTCGCCCTGCAGCACCCGGCCCACGCGTTCTTCCAGGTCGTCCGGGGAAATGTCGGTGAGAAAGCCCAGGCGACCGCGGTTGACCCCGAGGATGGGGATCTTGGACTTGGCCAGTTCCCGCGCCGCGCCCAGCAGGCTACCGTCACCGCCGACCACGATCACCAGGTCGCAGATTTCCCCCAGGAGCTTCTTGCTGGCCACCTGCAGGCCGTGCCCGGGCAACATGGTGGCGGTGTCGGATTCGAGGATGACCTGATAGTTCTCGTTCACCAGATAGGTTCGCAGGTGTCGCAGCGTCTCCACCACTTTCACGCTGTTCATCCGGCCAATCACGCCGATGTTTCTGAAATGCTCCATTCGATATCCTGTGCCAGCCCAGTGATGCGATGCGGTCACTCGGGGTATATAGTGAGCGGACGATCCGTCGGCGGCGCCCGGCCACGCGACCACGCGACCACGCCAATACTATCGAAACTCGCGACAATTCTGAAAATTTATAGGAGTACGCCGATTCCCGACCGCCCTCATGACACGTCCCGATTCTGGCAAACGCCGGCGGTCCGGCACCTGGCGTGGCTGTGTCGCGCCCCCACCCTCACCGACAACCGCCTGCGCTTTGCGCTTGAGAACGACCTGCCAGCGGACCTGGACCGGCGCCTGGCGATCCTGGACCACTCACCCGGCCCGTTGCTGGCCGCTCTCGACGGTGGCACCAACCGCCGCCTGGGTTTCTATTTCGAGCGGCTCTACCGCTTCCTGCTCAGCGACATCCTGGAGTGGCCGGTGCTGCTCAGTAATCACCCGGTTCGCGAGAACGGCCGCACCCTGGGCGAGCTGGACTTTGTCGTGCACAACCGGCGGGAAGACACCATCGAGCATCACGAGATCGCCGTAAAGTTCTATCTCGGCTATCCCCGCAACAACGCCTCCACCCTCTGGCTGGGCCCCAACGCCCACGATCGCCTCGACCGCAAGCTGTCGCGACTGCTCGACCACCAGTGCCGCATGAGCCGCCATCCCATGGCCCGGGCTCACCTTTCGGAGCTCGGCATCCAGCATCCGCCGCGCCCACGACTGTTCATGCCAGGTTACCTGTTCTATCCATCGGAGCGCCTTCTGGAAGGTCCGGCCACGACGCCGTCGACGCACGAGCGTGGCCGCTGGTGCCGGGCGGAATCGCTGGACCCGGCCGAATGCAGCCACTGGCAGCGACTGAACAAGCCTCATTGGCTGGGCCGCTTCCAGTCACGGGAAGCGCCGGACCGGGAAGACCTGCTGGAAGCACTGGACGGGATTCGGGCAGGAGGACCACCCCGGCTGTTTGCCGAGATGGCACCGCGCCGGGACGGGCAAGGCTGGGAAGAGCGGCATCGCGTGTTCGTGGTGCCACCGCAATGGCCGGGAGACGGGTTCGATCAGCCTTCCTGATGCGCCGGGCAGCGGTCGTCAACGCCGGGACGGAAGTCCGCCGGCTGACCGACCCGGATCAGCGGCTCGCCGCAGACATGACCGTCCACGTCCGCCTGACAGCTGGGGCTGTCATGATGCGCCAGCCACTGCCGATAGGCCGGTTCATTGAGGCCACACTTCTCGGCGACGTAGGCCGTGGGGTTCTCGAAATAGCGGGCAATGTCTTCGTAGGGGAGCGTGGTGTGCCCCAAGCCGGCGTGATAGGCCACCAGGAATACCGTCTGCTGCTTGAGCTCCGCCATCAGAGACTGCTCCGCCGGCTCCTGCCGTGACAGATCCTCGCATTCCTGTTCCAGGGCAATGATGCGCTCATTGCGCAGGGCCAGCTCCCGCTGCTTGCGGTCGAGCTGCTCCCGCAACAACACCACTTCGGCATCGCTGGCTTCGCTGCCGGCGCTTTCCTGCTCGCCCGCCTCGCTCAGTTCCTGCTGCAGGTTCAGGTATTGTTCGTTGCGCTCGGTCAGGCGCGCCTTGAGCTGCTCGTTGGCCAGACGCTGGCGCTCCAGCTTCTCTTCGAATGTCCGCAGCTCGTTGCGCAGGCCCTGGACTTCGTGGCGATGCTCGCGCTGCATGTCCGACATGGCATCCCGGTGCACGCTCTGCAGGGTCTTGATGCGCAGCCGCTGCTCGCGGATGGTGCGGGCCAGCCGGACACGCTGCTGGGCCGCTTTCCGCTCTTCGGCCGATTTACCCCCACGCTGCGCCGGCGTCAGGACGGGGATGTCTTCATCCGCAACCGCCGGCGCCCGCTTCTGGAACTTCAGGCGATTTTCCTGCACCGCCCGGCGAATGGCCTGGAAGTGGTTACTGCCCGGCGTCATATCCGGGTCCCAGAGGTCGTCGGCATAGCGTGGCTCAGGACATCGGCTGCGGCACACCAGGTGAATCGGGCCGGCCCCCAGATCGGGCCCGTGCGGCCCCTGCACGGCAAAGCGCTCCACCGGAATGTTCCAGTGGCTGTCGGCCCGGCCTTCCTCGTCGAAATAGATACGGAAGAACACCAGCCCCAGAATGCCCAGGTCCGGTGCCAGGTTGATGTAGACCGCGCGCACGTCCGTGTCGGCCAGGTCGGAAAGGCCCACATAACCGTCCAGGAAGGCACCGAACTCGGATCCGCGCATCTGACGTGACACCGCCGGCCCATCCATCAGGAATACCGCCGAGTAGCCCTCGTCCGCCGCAGCGGGTTTTGCCATGCCTAGCCTCCGGTTATGCCGTAATGCGTCAGAAACCAACGAAATGGGTCCTTAATTCAACGCCTATTGTAGACGTCCGGATTCAGACGGTAAGTACAAAACTGCAAAGATTTGAAACGGGAAGGACAGCAAAGGCCGGCAGCGGCAGCCGGGACGGCGCGAAAGGTAACTACGACCACCGTCGGAAGCGGTGGTCGTGGCGCTGGCAGGCAGGGGCGATCAGATCTCGGCGGCCAGGCGGCTGCCCTGGTCGATGGCGCGCTTGGCGTCCAGTTCCGCGGCCACGTCGGCCCCGCCGATCAGGTGGACACGCTGGCCGGCGTCCAGCAACGACTGCTGCAGTTCGCGCAGCGGCTCCTGGCCGGCGCAGACAACGATGTTGTCCACTTCCAGGATGTGGTCCTGGCCCTGCTCCTCGCCTTTCTCGGTGACGGTGATGTGCAGGCCCTGGTCGTCGATCCTGCGGTACGCCACACCGGGGATCATCTGCACATTGCGCATCTTCAGGGACGAACGATGAATCCAGCCGGTGGTCTTGCCCAGGTTCTTGCCCACTTTGGACGCCTTGCGCTGCAGCAGGAACACCTGCCGCGCCGGTTCCGGCACATCGGCCTCGACGCCCTGGATACCGCCGCGGTGATTCACGCTCAGATCCACGCCCCATTCTTTCATGAAGTGCTCGGTGTTCAGTGAGGCGGATTCGCCCCGGTGCACCAGGAACTCGGACACGTCGAAGCCAATGCCGCCGGCGCCGATAACGGCCACCCGACGTCCCACCTCGCGGCGCTGCAGCAGCGCGTCGAGATAGCCCATCACCATCGGGTGATCGATGCCGTCGATGGCCGGCAGGCGCGGCTCGATGCCGGTGGCGAGCACGATGTCGTCGAACCCGTCCCGGGCCAGGTCGTCGGCGGTGACGCGGGTATTGAGCTTCACCTCAACGCCGTGCTTGTCCAGCATCACCCGGAAGTAGCGCAGGGTTTCGTAGAACTCTTCCTTGCCGGGAATGCGCTTGGCCACGTTGAACTGGCCGCCCACCTCGCTGCCGGCATCGAACAGGGTAACGTGATGGCCGCGCTCGGCCGCCACGGTGGCAAAGGCCAGACCCGCCGGGCCGGCACCGATCACCGCGATCTGCTTCGGCGCTGCGGTCTTCACGTAGGTCAGCTCGGTCTCGTGGCAGGCGCGCGGGTTGACCAGGCAGGACGTCAGTTTGCCGCCGAAGGTGTGGTCCAGACAGGCCTGGTTACAGCCGATGCAGGTGTTGATCTCGTCGGCCCGACCTTCCTCGGCCTTGCGCACCAGGTCGGCATCCGCCAGGAACGGGCGCGCCATGGACACCATGTCGGCGTCGCCATCCGCCAGCACCTGCTCGGCCACATCCGGCATGTTGATGCGGTTGGTGGTCACCAGGGGAATGCTCACCTCCCCTTTCAGGCGCGCGGTAACCTTGGTGAAAGCGCCGCGCGGCACGGACGTGGCGATGGTGGGCACACGGGCCTCGTGCCAGCCGATGCCGGTGTTGATGATGGTGGCCCCGGCCTTCTCGATTTCCCGGGCCAGATGCACCACTTCATCCCAGGTACTGCCATCCTCGATCAGATCGATCATCGACAGGCGGTAGACGATGATGAAGTCATCCCCCACCCGCTCGCGCACGCGGCGCACCACTTCGATAGGCAGCCGGATACGGTTTTCGTAGGCGCCACCCCAGTCATCGGTGCGGTGATTAGTGTGGGCCACGATGAACTGGTTGATGAAATAGCCCTCCGAGCCCATGATCTCGACGCCGTCGTAGCCGGCCTTACGGGCCAGCTCGGCGCAGCGGGCGTAGTCCTCGATCTGCTTCTCGATGCCCGCCTCGTCCAGCACTTTGGGCGACATGGGGTTGATCGGCGCCTGGATCGCCGACGGCGCCACCAGGTCGGGATGATAGGCGTAGCGGCCGGCGTGGAGTATCTGCATGCAGATCTTGCCCCCCGCTTCGTGGACCGCCCGCGTCACCACCTGGTGCTGGACCGCCTCTTCCTCGGTGTCCATCTTGGCGGCGTGCTGACGCACCGCACCTTCCGGATTGGGCGCGATGCCGCCAGTGACGATCAGGCCCACTCCGCCGCGGGCCCGTTCGGCAAAGAAAGCCGCCATGCGCTCGAAGCCGTTGGGCATTTCTTCCAGGCCGGTGTGCATGGAGCCCATGAGGGTCCGGTTGCGCAGAGTGGTGAAACCGAGGTCCAGCGGTTCCAGGAGTCGGGGGTAAGGTGAATGGGCCGCAGCGGTGGTCTGGGCGGTCATGACGGTCTCCTCATCGGTTATTCGAGTCGGCTCTGTGGCCGTTGGCGCTTAAATTACTGGCCGCCGTTGCACCGGACAATATCCTCAAATAACATTTGATTATCTTCAGACAACATTTCAAAAAATAATGGAAGCCGCCATATCCGCTCGCCGCCGCCACGCCCTGGGTGATATCAGCGTGCTCTACCTTCACGTAATGGCGCGCGCCGTCGCCGACCTGGGACACGACATCGCTCCAGACTTCGAGCAGTTCGGCATCGGCGAGACGCTCCTGCAGGCCCCCGAAGCCCGAATCAGCATCCCCCGCTTCATGCGGCTGGGCCACGCAGCCATCCGGCGCACCGGTGACCCCAACCTGGGGCTGTCCATGGGCGCACTGAACCGCCCGGTGGATGCCGGGCTGTCGGGCCTGGCCGGCATGAGCGCGGCAACCGCCGGCGAAGGCCTGGCGACAATCATCGCCTACTCCCTGCTGAACAGCCGCAACAGCCGCGGGCACCCCCGTTACGATGCAGTGCGGCACCGGGCGTGCTTCTATTCCATCCGCCCCTACAACCGCTACAACTTTTTCGTGGTGGATTCGGTGATGGCCGGCTGGACCCAGTTCCTGCGGCGCATGACGGCTCAGGACGCGGTATTGGAGCATGTCTGCATTGAATACCCGGACCAGGGCGAGCGGGCCGCATTCGAGGCATGGTTTCAATGCCCGGTCACTTTCGGGGCGAGGGAGAACCACCTGCAGATCCGCCCGGAGATCGCCGCCACGCCGTCGCTGGAGGCGCATCCGGCCATGCATCGGGCGCTCCGCCAACAATGCGAGGCGCAACTCAAGCGGATTCGCGGTGGCTGGACGGTGATGGATCAGGTGCGGGAAAAACTGACACCCATGCTGGACGGGCAATCGCCTTCCCTGGAGGAGGTGGCGGCGGAACTGGGCATGGCGCCCTGGACCCTACAGCGCCAGCTGAACGCGGAACAGACGCGGTTCAAGGATCTGTTGGATGAAACCCGCCGGGACCTGGCGGCGGACTACGTGCTGGAAACGCGGCTTAACGTTGCCGAAATTGCCTGGCTGCTCGGATTCTCCGGCCCGCCGGCCTTCCACAAGGCTTACCGGCGCTGGTTCGGGATGAGCCCGGGTCAACACCGTCGGCCGGCACAGCCCTGACATGGCGGCGTCGAGCGACCTCACATCTCAACGGCATCGTCGCCGTCGTCCTCATCCTCGAGCTCGTCAAAGTAGCGGTCGAGCAGCTCTTCTTCGTAATCAATCATGGCATTGTCTCCTGAACTGGCCGCCTGGAATGGAGGCGCGCGAAAACCAGAATACCGGGGAGAGTATGACCGACGGATGACAACCAGATGACAGAACGGACTGGAATTGAAGAAGATCGTGTAAACGGAAAAAGGGAAATCAGAGAAAAGCAGGGGAAGGAAAAATGGCGGAGCGGACGGGACTCGAACCCGCGACCCCCGGCGTGACAGGCCGGTATTCTAACCAGCTGAACTACCGCTCCGCGCTATTCGTTGACGCCGTTCAGTAGCGACAACGAGGGCGCATTATATAGAGGTCCTGTTTCATGTCAACGCTTTTGACCAAGGTTTCTGAAAATTTTTTGAAACACCTTAAAAAAGACTGATTTTTAAACGATTTTTCGGGCATTGAGGGAAACGAACCGGCCCCACCCGACAGGCGGGGCCATACGGACTAGCCGGCCTGGGCGTCCAGGTAGACTTCCCGCCCCTGGGCGGTCTTGCGGTACTCGATCGGCGTCATCCCCGACCAGCGCTTGAACGCCCGGTAGAAGGTCGACGGTTCGGAAAAGCCGGTGAGGTAGACAATCTCATCGATGGACTCGTCGGTGGTGGCGAGCAGCTGACGGGCCAGCCGGTAGCGGAAATCCGCCAGCACCTGGTTGAAGCTGGTTTCCGCCTCGGTCAGACGGGTACGCAGCGTGCGCGGTTTGATATCCAGCCGCTCGGCCACCGAATCCAGGGTGACCTCGCCGCTGTCCAGCAGTTCAGCAATGATGCGCTCCACCTGCCCCACGATGTCCTTCTTCTCCAGACGCGCCACCTGCTCGCTGGCGAAACGTTCGTGCAGAGCCAGCAGCTCGGGCTCGGCGTGGGGAGAGGCGTGTGCCAGCAGGCGCGCCGGAAAATACATCCGGTTCTCCTCGGCACCGAAGACCACCTCACAGCCAAGTACCTCGGCCACGTGATCCTCGCCGGCGTCACGCTGATGTTCGAATTCCACCCGGGAACACTCGAATCGGTCCTCGGTAATGGACTTGAAGAAGATGATCAGCCCCAGCACAAAGCATTCATTGAAGTGTTTGAGGCGGCGCACCTCATCGGAGGCGGCGTCCAGAACCAGGCAGGCCTGCTCGCCGTCGATGAAGAACTCGTTGTTGGCGGCATCACTGAGCAGGCGCTGGTAGTTGAGAGCCCGGCGCAGGCCTTCGCCGAATGTAGGGCTGCTGAGGAAGAGATATTCCAGCACCTGCCCCTTGTAGGTGGGCAGGTTCTGGCCGAGGTGGAGACCGATATCCGGATCACCGGAGACCTCCTCGACGATCTGCCAGAAGAAGAGCTGTGCGTTATGGGGCGTCCGGAGCTGGGCCGAATTCAGGTAGCTCTCATCAACCCCGAGGCGTCGGAGGATTTCATCCGTGTCGACCCCTTTGCGTTTCATGGCCTGATAGATCAGGCGCAACATCACACCCGCATCACGAAGTTCCTGCATGTTGATCCCGCTTATTGTTGTGGGAGCTCTTCATGGGCTCCTTTATTGTGGTACTGCGTTGGCCAGCTCGCCCCGGCGATTTGACGGGTGAGTCAATGTCCGCCGGGAACGGGTCTGAGACACTCAGCCACTCAGGGCGTGTCGCCTCCAGACCATCGCCGTCGCATCGACGGCCGGCCAACCCCCTCGAACTCTGGACAGTTGTACCAGATTTTAAGCCGAACCAGTAGCGCCGAACCGGGCGCCATGTGACGGGCGCCGGTCGGCCGGAGACGCCGGAAATTCCCCATCCTTTGGGGTCGGGATCAGACCGTCGCTCCGGACTGTGGCCCAATATGACTCATAATAGACCGAATACGTCCCACCACAAGGACGAACCAGCACACCGACGAGGTCGATCACCATGCCGGATGTCATTTCCTACACCCACCAGCCTCCCAACCTGTGGTCACTCTACGGCAAGGCGTTGCGCGCCGGTGGCTCTGGCGAGTCCGCGCCGGTCATTCCGCCGCTGCAGGCCGAACTGCTGGGTGTCACCAGCGACACCCACCGCCTCGAACGCTACGCCGCGGTGTGCGGTTTTCGCGGCGGCTCGCGCATGCCCCTGACCTGGCCGCACATACTGGCGTTCCCACTGCACCTGCGGTTGCTGACGGACCCGTCGTTTCCCCTGCCGCTGCTGGGACTGGTGCACCTGCGCAATCGCATCGAGCAGGTGCGCCCCATCGCTTGCGGTGAGTGCCTCGACATCCGCGTGCATCTCGACAACCAGGTGGCCACGGACAAGGGCATCGAGTTCGACCTGGTCACCGAAGCCAGCAGCGCGGGCCGCCGGATCTGGCGGGAAACCAGCACCAACCTGTACCGTCAGGCCAGGGGCGGGAACGAGACTGCGGGCACCAAACCGAAACCGCCTGCGCCGGAAAGCTATCCCAACCATGCCACGATCACCGCCGGGGCGTCGTTGGGGCGTCGCTACGGCCGGCTCTCCGGCGACCTCAACCCGATCCATATGCACGCGCTGTCCGCCAGGCTGTTCGGCTTCCCCAGGGCAATCGCCCATGGCATGTGGAGCAAGGCGCACTGCCTGGCGCTGCTGGAGCGACAGCACGGCTGGCAGGACGGCCCTGTAACCGTCACAGCCAGCTTCAAGAAGCCATTATTCCTGCCGGGCAAGGCGCAGCTCAACTGGGACGAAAAGAAGGATCGCTGGGCCTACCAGCTATTGAACGAAAAAGGCGACGCGCCGCACCTGACGGGCGAGATTGTCTGGGGATAGAAAGAGAGGATCAGGGAGCGGACGATCTCATGCCACAGAAGCTTGAAAAGGGGTTGCAAAACACCCGTATCCCAAAAGCACCGAGATAATCTCCCTCTCCCCTCGCGGGAGAGGGCCGGAGAAGACTACGCAGAGGGGGAAGCGCCGTCAGGCGCTCATGGTTGCCAGATGCCCCCTGGATCGGGGAAGGCCTCGGCCGTCCCATGGACGGCTCGGAAGCTGAAGCGTCCGCTACATGGCGAACGCCAGTACCCATGGGTCAAGCGGCCATGGGACCGCCGCCTTACTCAGACGCTTCTTCGACCGGCTGCTCCGCCGTCACCGGCGCCACCGGCAGCGTGAAGTAGAAGCGCGCACCGCCCTCGTCGGGACGCTCGAAGCCGATTTCGCCGCCCTGGGACTGGATCAGGCTGCGGCACAGCGCCAGCCCGATCCCCATGCCTTCCTGCTTGGTGGTGAAGAACGGGTGGAACAGCTTGTCCTCGGCGTCCTCCGGAAGCCCCACGCCACGGTCCAGCACCTCGATACGGACGTGCGACGCGTCGATCATCGACGCCCTGACATGAACCGGATCGGTGCTCCTGGCGCTGCGGGTGGCCTCCAAAGCGTTGCGGATCAGGTTGAGCGCGACCTGCTGCACCTGGATGGGATCGGCCAGCACATCGGGAACATCGTCGTCGATGTCCAGCTCCACCGCCACCTGGTTGGTGCGGGCGTCGACCTCGGCGAACTGGCGGGTTTCCTCCAGCAGCGACGCCACGTTGATCACTTCCTTGCCGGTGGCCGGCTTCTTCACGAAGCTACGGATACGCCGGATCACCTCGCTGGCACGGTGCGCCTGGGCCTCGATTTTCTGCAGCGTCTGCTGGGCGAGATCCCGGTTGAGGTCGTCCGCGGCCAGAATACGGGCGGACACCCGCACGTAATTGGAAATCGCCGTCAGCGGCTGGTTCACCTCGTGGGCAAACCCCGCCGCCATCTCACCCATGGTGGACAGGCGCGAAGCATGGGCCAACTGGTCGCGCTGGGCGTCCACGGTTTCGCGGGCCTCGTCCAGGGCGCGCTCGTTTTCCAGCTCGGCGGAAATGTCGCGGAACACCACCACGGCACCCAGCACGTCGTCTTCCTCAAGCTTGGGGCTGGAGCGGTACTCCGCCGGGAAGGTATCGCCGTCGGGTCGCTGCAGGGTGATGCCGCGCTGGTGTTCGGCCACACCCTCGCGGCAGGTGCCCATCACCGGCAGGGACCCGGCGTCGGCGACATCGCCGAAATGCAGTTCGAAGAAGTTACGCCCCACCAGCTCCTGGGGCTCGACGCCCAACATGGCACCGGCGGCCGGGTTGGCAAAGATGATTTCGCCATCGCGGGTCAGGCCGTAGATGCCTTCGCTGATGGCATTGAGGATGCGGGCCTGGTCGCTTTCCAGCTGCCGGTTGCGTTCCTGCAGCTGGCGTTCGAGCTGGATGACACGGGCATGCGTGGCGACACGGGCAATGACTTCCTGAGCCTGGAACGGTTTGGAGATGTAATCCGCACCGCCCAGGGAGAAACCCTTGACCTTGGCGTCAACGTCATCGAGCGCCGACAGGAAAACCACCGCACCATCGGCGGTGTCGGGATTGCCCTTGAGCCGCTGGCAGACTTCGTAGCCGTCCATACCGGGCATCATGATATCCAGCAGGATCACTTCCGGCTGGTGGCGCTCGGCGAGGGCCAGGGC
The sequence above is drawn from the Marinobacter bohaiensis genome and encodes:
- a CDS encoding NAD(+) kinase; its protein translation is MEHFRNIGVIGRMNSVKVVETLRHLRTYLVNENYQVILESDTATMLPGHGLQVASKKLLGEICDLVIVVGGDGSLLGAARELAKSKIPILGVNRGRLGFLTDISPDDLEERVGRVLQGEYIEEHRFLLDAHVTRNENPVGYGTALNDVVLHPGKSTRMIGFDLYIDGHFVYSQRSDGLIVSTPTGSTAYSLSAGGPIMHPKLDAVVLVPMFPHTLSSRPIVVDGKSEIKLVIGEDNETYPQMSCDGQMDISCAPGDIIRITKKPFKIRLIHPTDHNFYATCREKLGWASNIAAS
- a CDS encoding DUF1853 family protein, whose translation is MSGRSVGGARPRDHATTPILSKLATILKIYRSTPIPDRPHDTSRFWQTPAVRHLAWLCRAPTLTDNRLRFALENDLPADLDRRLAILDHSPGPLLAALDGGTNRRLGFYFERLYRFLLSDILEWPVLLSNHPVRENGRTLGELDFVVHNRREDTIEHHEIAVKFYLGYPRNNASTLWLGPNAHDRLDRKLSRLLDHQCRMSRHPMARAHLSELGIQHPPRPRLFMPGYLFYPSERLLEGPATTPSTHERGRWCRAESLDPAECSHWQRLNKPHWLGRFQSREAPDREDLLEALDGIRAGGPPRLFAEMAPRRDGQGWEERHRVFVVPPQWPGDGFDQPS
- a CDS encoding DNA repair protein is translated as MAKPAAADEGYSAVFLMDGPAVSRQMRGSEFGAFLDGYVGLSDLADTDVRAVYINLAPDLGILGLVFFRIYFDEEGRADSHWNIPVERFAVQGPHGPDLGAGPIHLVCRSRCPEPRYADDLWDPDMTPGSNHFQAIRRAVQENRLKFQKRAPAVADEDIPVLTPAQRGGKSAEERKAAQQRVRLARTIREQRLRIKTLQSVHRDAMSDMQREHRHEVQGLRNELRTFEEKLERQRLANEQLKARLTERNEQYLNLQQELSEAGEQESAGSEASDAEVVLLREQLDRKQRELALRNERIIALEQECEDLSRQEPAEQSLMAELKQQTVFLVAYHAGLGHTTLPYEDIARYFENPTAYVAEKCGLNEPAYRQWLAHHDSPSCQADVDGHVCGEPLIRVGQPADFRPGVDDRCPAHQEG
- a CDS encoding NADPH-dependent 2,4-dienoyl-CoA reductase, giving the protein MTAQTTAAAHSPYPRLLEPLDLGFTTLRNRTLMGSMHTGLEEMPNGFERMAAFFAERARGGVGLIVTGGIAPNPEGAVRQHAAKMDTEEEAVQHQVVTRAVHEAGGKICMQILHAGRYAYHPDLVAPSAIQAPINPMSPKVLDEAGIEKQIEDYARCAELARKAGYDGVEIMGSEGYFINQFIVAHTNHRTDDWGGAYENRIRLPIEVVRRVRERVGDDFIIVYRLSMIDLIEDGSTWDEVVHLAREIEKAGATIINTGIGWHEARVPTIATSVPRGAFTKVTARLKGEVSIPLVTTNRINMPDVAEQVLADGDADMVSMARPFLADADLVRKAEEGRADEINTCIGCNQACLDHTFGGKLTSCLVNPRACHETELTYVKTAAPKQIAVIGAGPAGLAFATVAAERGHHVTLFDAGSEVGGQFNVAKRIPGKEEFYETLRYFRVMLDKHGVEVKLNTRVTADDLARDGFDDIVLATGIEPRLPAIDGIDHPMVMGYLDALLQRREVGRRVAVIGAGGIGFDVSEFLVHRGESASLNTEHFMKEWGVDLSVNHRGGIQGVEADVPEPARQVFLLQRKASKVGKNLGKTTGWIHRSSLKMRNVQMIPGVAYRRIDDQGLHITVTEKGEEQGQDHILEVDNIVVCAGQEPLRELQQSLLDAGQRVHLIGGADVAAELDAKRAIDQGSRLAAEI
- a CDS encoding AraC family transcriptional regulator; translation: MLYLHVMARAVADLGHDIAPDFEQFGIGETLLQAPEARISIPRFMRLGHAAIRRTGDPNLGLSMGALNRPVDAGLSGLAGMSAATAGEGLATIIAYSLLNSRNSRGHPRYDAVRHRACFYSIRPYNRYNFFVVDSVMAGWTQFLRRMTAQDAVLEHVCIEYPDQGERAAFEAWFQCPVTFGARENHLQIRPEIAATPSLEAHPAMHRALRQQCEAQLKRIRGGWTVMDQVREKLTPMLDGQSPSLEEVAAELGMAPWTLQRQLNAEQTRFKDLLDETRRDLAADYVLETRLNVAEIAWLLGFSGPPAFHKAYRRWFGMSPGQHRRPAQP
- a CDS encoding AraC family transcriptional regulator → MQELRDAGVMLRLIYQAMKRKGVDTDEILRRLGVDESYLNSAQLRTPHNAQLFFWQIVEEVSGDPDIGLHLGQNLPTYKGQVLEYLFLSSPTFGEGLRRALNYQRLLSDAANNEFFIDGEQACLVLDAASDEVRRLKHFNECFVLGLIIFFKSITEDRFECSRVEFEHQRDAGEDHVAEVLGCEVVFGAEENRMYFPARLLAHASPHAEPELLALHERFASEQVARLEKKDIVGQVERIIAELLDSGEVTLDSVAERLDIKPRTLRTRLTEAETSFNQVLADFRYRLARQLLATTDESIDEIVYLTGFSEPSTFYRAFKRWSGMTPIEYRKTAQGREVYLDAQAG
- a CDS encoding MaoC family dehydratase — its product is MPDVISYTHQPPNLWSLYGKALRAGGSGESAPVIPPLQAELLGVTSDTHRLERYAAVCGFRGGSRMPLTWPHILAFPLHLRLLTDPSFPLPLLGLVHLRNRIEQVRPIACGECLDIRVHLDNQVATDKGIEFDLVTEASSAGRRIWRETSTNLYRQARGGNETAGTKPKPPAPESYPNHATITAGASLGRRYGRLSGDLNPIHMHALSARLFGFPRAIAHGMWSKAHCLALLERQHGWQDGPVTVTASFKKPLFLPGKAQLNWDEKKDRWAYQLLNEKGDAPHLTGEIVWG
- a CDS encoding ATP-binding response regulator encodes the protein MTDIVSERDDATILLVDDNAQNLKVLYETLKDRGYRLLIANEGEKALALAERHQPEVILLDIMMPGMDGYEVCQRLKGNPDTADGAVVFLSALDDVDAKVKGFSLGGADYISKPFQAQEVIARVATHARVIQLERQLQERNRQLESDQARILNAISEGIYGLTRDGEIIFANPAAGAMLGVEPQELVGRNFFELHFGDVADAGSLPVMGTCREGVAEHQRGITLQRPDGDTFPAEYRSSPKLEEDDVLGAVVVFRDISAELENERALDEARETVDAQRDQLAHASRLSTMGEMAAGFAHEVNQPLTAISNYVRVSARILAADDLNRDLAQQTLQKIEAQAHRASEVIRRIRSFVKKPATGKEVINVASLLEETRQFAEVDARTNQVAVELDIDDDVPDVLADPIQVQQVALNLIRNALEATRSARSTDPVHVRASMIDASHVRIEVLDRGVGLPEDAEDKLFHPFFTTKQEGMGIGLALCRSLIQSQGGEIGFERPDEGGARFYFTLPVAPVTAEQPVEEASE